One Oryzomonas sagensis DNA segment encodes these proteins:
- the folK gene encoding 2-amino-4-hydroxy-6-hydroxymethyldihydropteridine diphosphokinase, producing MQRPWRRDSRSPIGAVDAVDRLCFNHPVETDAYIALGSNMGDRELNLLRAVAEVGKLPGCRVTGLSAFYETSPVGGIDQPSFYNGVLRLATELSPRELLERLLHIESEVFGRVRTVQWGPRPMDLDLLLYGSMIVEEEGLIVPHPRMAERRFVLEPLCNLAPGLVHPVLGQTVAHLLKTLRSDESVTKLQPEKIT from the coding sequence TTGCAAAGGCCATGGCGCCGTGATTCCCGGAGCCCCATCGGCGCGGTTGACGCCGTCGACAGGTTATGCTTTAATCATCCAGTGGAGACAGACGCCTATATCGCCCTTGGTTCAAATATGGGGGACCGCGAGCTCAACCTGCTGCGGGCGGTGGCCGAGGTCGGCAAACTGCCCGGCTGCCGTGTTACCGGCCTGTCCGCGTTCTACGAGACATCCCCCGTCGGGGGCATTGACCAGCCTTCTTTCTACAATGGTGTCCTCAGGCTTGCTACCGAACTCTCCCCCCGCGAACTGTTGGAACGACTGCTGCATATCGAAAGCGAGGTCTTCGGCCGGGTACGGACCGTTCAATGGGGGCCGCGGCCCATGGACCTCGACCTGTTGCTCTACGGTTCGATGATCGTGGAGGAGGAGGGGCTGATCGTCCCGCACCCGCGCATGGCAGAGCGGCGTTTTGTTTTGGAACCGCTCTGCAACCTTGCTCCGGGGCTGGTACACCCGGTCCTGGGACAGACCGTTGCCCACCTGCTGAAAACGCTGCGCTCCGATGAGAGCGTGACGAAACTACAACCGGAGAAAATAACGTGA
- the mctP gene encoding monocarboxylate uptake permease MctP, whose protein sequence is MINWTALTVFTSFFLLVTVVGFVAARWRRGNLNLLDEWGLAGRRFGTFVTWFVVGGDFYTAYTVIAVPALVFGVGAAGFFALPYTVIVYPFVFLTMPRLWAVAKRHGFITPADFVRGRYGSSGLALAVAVTGMLATMPYIALQLVGIQVVIRAMGIMGTGLMRELPLIIAFTILALYTYTSGLRAPALIAFVKDVMIYIMVIVAVTAIPTVLGGYGEVFRAAGEALAAKKPPGYLILPPAGFSPYATLAFGSALAAFVYPHTVTSILSSSSGHVIKRNAVLLPAYTFLLGLIALLGLMALAAGIKPATPNDAVPQLFLKIFPSWFAGFCFAAIAIGALVPAAIMSIAAANTFTRNVYREYINPDCSLQQEAQMAKIVSLVVKVGALAFIIFLPLQYAILLQLLGGIWILETFPAIIFGLFTRWLHHRALLAGWATGMVTGTAMVAASGFKSSIYTIHVGTLAVSAYAGVFALALNLLVSVALTPLCDAFGMKRLDDTTRPEDYDEDAAEVLAMNSGRPAH, encoded by the coding sequence ATGATCAACTGGACTGCGCTGACGGTTTTCACGTCTTTCTTCCTGCTCGTAACGGTGGTCGGGTTTGTGGCCGCGCGGTGGCGGCGGGGCAACCTGAACCTGCTCGACGAATGGGGGCTGGCGGGGCGGCGATTCGGGACCTTCGTCACCTGGTTCGTGGTGGGGGGCGATTTTTACACCGCCTATACGGTAATCGCGGTGCCGGCGCTGGTGTTCGGCGTCGGCGCGGCAGGCTTTTTCGCCCTCCCCTATACGGTCATCGTCTATCCCTTTGTCTTTCTCACCATGCCGCGCCTGTGGGCGGTGGCCAAACGGCACGGATTCATCACGCCGGCCGATTTCGTCCGGGGACGGTACGGGTCGAGCGGGCTGGCGCTGGCGGTGGCCGTCACCGGCATGCTTGCCACCATGCCCTACATTGCGCTGCAACTGGTGGGCATCCAGGTGGTGATCAGGGCGATGGGCATCATGGGGACCGGCCTGATGCGCGAGTTGCCGCTCATCATCGCCTTCACGATCCTGGCGCTGTACACCTACACCAGCGGCTTGCGCGCACCGGCGCTCATCGCGTTCGTCAAGGATGTGATGATCTACATCATGGTCATCGTCGCCGTAACGGCAATCCCAACGGTGCTGGGCGGATACGGGGAAGTCTTCCGGGCGGCGGGCGAAGCCCTGGCCGCCAAAAAGCCGCCGGGGTATCTCATCCTGCCGCCTGCCGGTTTCAGTCCCTATGCGACGCTGGCATTCGGTTCGGCACTGGCCGCCTTTGTCTACCCCCACACCGTGACCAGCATTCTCAGCTCCTCCAGCGGCCACGTGATCAAGCGCAACGCCGTACTGCTGCCGGCCTACACGTTCCTGCTCGGCCTGATCGCGCTTCTCGGGCTGATGGCGCTGGCCGCCGGCATAAAACCGGCGACGCCGAACGATGCGGTGCCGCAACTGTTTCTTAAAATCTTTCCCTCCTGGTTTGCGGGGTTCTGCTTCGCGGCCATCGCCATCGGTGCCCTGGTACCGGCGGCGATCATGTCCATCGCCGCGGCCAACACGTTCACGCGCAATGTCTACCGGGAATATATCAACCCGGACTGCAGCCTGCAACAGGAGGCCCAGATGGCGAAAATCGTCTCCCTGGTGGTGAAGGTCGGCGCGCTGGCGTTCATCATCTTTCTGCCGCTCCAGTACGCCATCCTGCTGCAACTGCTGGGAGGAATATGGATTCTCGAGACGTTTCCGGCGATCATCTTCGGCCTGTTCACCCGCTGGCTGCACCATCGCGCCCTGCTGGCGGGCTGGGCCACGGGCATGGTTACGGGAACGGCCATGGTGGCCGCTTCCGGCTTCAAATCCTCGATCTATACGATACATGTCGGCACTCTGGCGGTCTCCGCCTATGCCGGCGTTTTCGCCCTGGCGCTCAACCTGCTGGTTTCGGTCGCTCTGACGCCGCTCTGCGACGCCTTTGGCATGAAACGCCTGGATGACACGACCAGGCCGGAGGACTACGACGAGGATGCGGCCGAGGTGCTCGCAATGAATTCCGGAAGACCGGCGCATTAA
- a CDS encoding DUF3311 domain-containing protein: MYGLHARSVAEPRIIGAEAEGHSAAHGVQRVKRRRVWYLLLALPYVGLLWPPWYTRMEPALWGLPFFYWYQFVWVPISALLTGVAYLATRRR, from the coding sequence ATGTACGGCCTTCATGCCAGGTCCGTAGCGGAGCCCAGGATCATTGGGGCGGAAGCAGAGGGTCATTCCGCGGCGCATGGCGTACAACGGGTAAAACGACGGAGGGTGTGGTATCTGCTGCTGGCGCTCCCCTACGTCGGCCTGCTCTGGCCGCCGTGGTACACGCGGATGGAGCCGGCGTTATGGGGTCTCCCGTTTTTCTACTGGTACCAGTTTGTATGGGTGCCGATCAGCGCGCTCTTGACCGGCGTTGCCTATCTGGCCACGCGAAGGAGGTAG
- the rocF gene encoding arginase produces the protein MSATIQIIGVPIDLGQTHRGVDMGPGAMRYAGLASRLAALGYHIRDTGNIAVPIRETLSEERQHHYLPAISQICRAAYEAGRRAVEEGAVPLFIGGDHTLAIGSIGGVTHNAPAGLIWIDAHADFNTPATTLTGNIHGMALAALLGEGYRELVDVGRPGPKLEPADVVMIGIRDLDPEERTRLRASGITVYTMRDIDERGVGAVTREALERLEHRERLHVSLDMDCLDPQVCPGVGTTSPGGLSYREAQLLMEVLADSERVRALDVVEINPILDQRNQTAALAVELAASLLGKRIL, from the coding sequence ATGAGCGCGACCATTCAGATCATCGGCGTCCCGATCGACCTGGGCCAGACCCACCGCGGGGTCGACATGGGGCCGGGCGCCATGCGCTATGCCGGCCTGGCCTCCCGGCTGGCGGCACTGGGGTATCACATCCGGGACACCGGCAACATTGCCGTCCCGATCCGGGAAACCCTGTCCGAGGAGCGGCAACACCACTACCTGCCCGCAATCAGCCAGATCTGCCGGGCCGCCTATGAGGCCGGCCGCCGGGCCGTGGAGGAGGGGGCGGTTCCGTTGTTCATCGGCGGGGACCATACCCTGGCCATCGGCTCCATCGGCGGGGTCACCCATAACGCGCCGGCAGGGCTGATCTGGATCGATGCCCACGCCGATTTCAACACCCCTGCAACGACCCTGACCGGAAACATCCATGGCATGGCCCTGGCCGCGCTGCTGGGGGAGGGGTACCGGGAACTGGTCGATGTGGGCCGCCCCGGCCCCAAGCTGGAGCCGGCCGACGTGGTCATGATCGGCATCCGCGACCTGGATCCGGAGGAACGGACGCGCCTGAGGGCGAGCGGCATCACGGTCTACACCATGCGCGACATCGACGAGAGGGGGGTCGGCGCCGTTACCCGCGAGGCGCTGGAGCGCCTTGAGCACCGGGAGCGGCTGCACGTCAGCCTCGATATGGACTGCCTCGACCCCCAGGTCTGCCCCGGCGTCGGCACCACCTCGCCGGGCGGCCTCAGCTACCGGGAGGCCCAGTTGCTGATGGAGGTCCTGGCCGACTCGGAACGGGTACGCGCCCTGGACGTCGTGGAGATCAACCCGATCCTCGATCAGCGCAACCAGACCGCCGCTCTCGCGGTCGAACTGGCCGCATCGCTGCTCGGCAAGAGAATACTGTGA
- a CDS encoding c-type cytochrome: MENAKGWFVAALVVGAALLPPLSVHCGDMALARGEAAFLRNCGACHADGGNEVNPVKTLSRADLRRNGILTPDDIVRLMRNPGPGMLKFDPATLSDEDARAIAEYILATFNK, encoded by the coding sequence ATGGAGAATGCCAAGGGATGGTTCGTTGCGGCGTTGGTGGTGGGGGCGGCACTCCTGCCCCCCTTGTCCGTCCACTGCGGGGATATGGCCCTCGCGAGGGGCGAAGCGGCATTTCTGCGAAACTGCGGTGCCTGCCATGCCGATGGCGGCAATGAGGTCAACCCGGTAAAGACCCTCTCCCGAGCGGATCTGAGGCGAAACGGCATCCTCACCCCGGACGACATCGTCAGGCTCATGAGGAACCCCGGCCCCGGCATGCTGAAATTCGACCCGGCCACCCTTTCGGACGAGGATGCCCGGGCCATAGCGGAGTATATCCTGGCCACTTTCAACAAATAG
- a CDS encoding class II SORL domain-containing protein: MDRRTFLKATAIGSIATGIGSTLAAAERYFPTKVDQALFEGTNRVKDPAKKTPLEKSHAPAISAPASVKAGEPFTVEVSVGEKLHVMGPAHWIEYIALAIGNEPAGRIELQPKGFLSPRVTFTVVVPKEAAPAGKVTLVASQHCNLHGTWESDLDISVV; the protein is encoded by the coding sequence ATGGACAGACGCACGTTTCTGAAGGCAACGGCCATCGGCTCGATCGCCACCGGCATCGGTTCCACCCTGGCGGCGGCGGAGCGCTATTTCCCCACCAAGGTTGACCAGGCGCTTTTCGAGGGGACCAACCGGGTGAAGGACCCGGCCAAGAAGACCCCCCTGGAAAAATCCCATGCCCCGGCCATTTCGGCACCCGCTTCGGTAAAAGCGGGGGAACCGTTTACCGTCGAGGTCTCGGTTGGCGAAAAACTGCATGTCATGGGGCCGGCCCATTGGATCGAATACATCGCCCTTGCCATCGGCAACGAGCCGGCCGGTCGCATAGAGCTCCAGCCCAAGGGATTCCTGAGCCCAAGGGTTACGTTCACCGTCGTCGTCCCCAAGGAAGCGGCCCCGGCCGGAAAGGTCACCCTGGTTGCGTCGCAGCACTGCAACCTCCACGGCACCTGGGAGTCGGACCTGGACATCTCGGTTGTCTGA
- the dinB gene encoding DNA polymerase IV translates to MKPRTILHIDMDAFFASVEQQANPDLRGKPIAVTGAGHRTVVTTSSYEARACGVKTGMAVWEAKRCCPQLIVVTGNNRKYTETSRRIMAMMQDYTPEVEVFSIDEAFMDVTRSLSIFGTGENIARQIKARIREDLGITCSVGIAPNKLLAKLASDMRKPDGLTVIVPADVPRVMERLPIGALCGIGKKMQRHLNLMGIYTCGDLGRCDETRLTRKFGVVGAHLKQMGLGRDDSAVIPCGEEDEVKSVSHSMTLERDIEERDDILRFLLQLSDMVGSRARRYSVAGKTVGLYVRYADFFTSFGRQATLPGYISLSGDIYRAALSILDGVELERPVRLLGVRLTNLKHQSEQLPLFEDERKRLAAARAVDDLNQRFGSLAVTFGTLLPAEKSGVSRVISPAWRPSGIRDVEVK, encoded by the coding sequence ATGAAACCTAGAACCATTCTCCATATCGATATGGACGCCTTCTTCGCCTCGGTGGAGCAGCAGGCCAACCCCGATCTGCGGGGCAAGCCGATTGCCGTCACCGGCGCCGGTCACCGCACGGTCGTGACCACATCCTCCTACGAGGCCCGGGCCTGCGGCGTGAAGACCGGCATGGCGGTGTGGGAGGCGAAGCGCTGCTGCCCGCAGCTGATCGTCGTCACCGGCAACAACCGGAAGTACACCGAAACCTCCCGGCGGATCATGGCGATGATGCAGGATTATACCCCCGAGGTCGAGGTGTTTTCCATCGACGAGGCCTTCATGGATGTGACCCGCTCCCTTTCGATCTTCGGCACCGGTGAGAACATCGCCCGTCAGATCAAGGCCCGCATCCGGGAGGACCTCGGCATCACCTGCTCCGTCGGCATCGCCCCCAACAAGCTGCTCGCCAAGCTGGCCAGCGACATGCGCAAGCCGGACGGGTTGACGGTCATCGTCCCGGCGGACGTACCGAGGGTCATGGAACGTCTGCCCATCGGGGCGCTGTGCGGCATCGGCAAGAAGATGCAGCGCCATCTCAACCTCATGGGCATCTATACCTGCGGCGACCTGGGGCGGTGCGACGAAACCCGGTTGACCCGGAAGTTCGGGGTCGTCGGCGCCCATCTCAAACAGATGGGGCTGGGCCGGGACGACTCGGCGGTCATCCCCTGCGGGGAAGAGGATGAGGTCAAATCGGTCAGCCACAGCATGACCCTGGAACGGGACATCGAGGAGCGGGACGACATCCTCCGTTTCCTGCTGCAACTCTCCGACATGGTCGGCAGCCGGGCGCGCAGGTACAGCGTGGCCGGCAAAACCGTCGGCCTGTACGTGCGCTACGCCGATTTTTTTACCAGTTTCGGCAGGCAGGCGACGCTTCCCGGCTACATCAGCCTGAGCGGCGACATCTACCGGGCGGCCCTGTCGATCCTGGACGGCGTGGAGCTTGAGCGGCCGGTCAGGTTGCTGGGGGTGCGGCTCACGAACCTGAAACACCAATCCGAGCAGTTGCCGCTCTTCGAGGACGAGCGCAAAAGGCTGGCAGCCGCCCGGGCGGTGGACGATCTCAACCAGCGCTTCGGCTCCCTGGCCGTTACCTTCGGCACCCTCCTCCCCGCCGAAAAATCGGGGGTCTCCCGTGTCATCTCCCCGGCTTGGCGGCCGAGCGGGATCAGGGACGTGGAGGTGAAATGA
- the lexA gene encoding transcriptional repressor LexA, giving the protein MEELTGRQRQVLDFIASHIDDSGYPPTQREIARHLGVSGTLPVAKHLAALERKGCLRRDEGSRGIALAGFAGGMQSLPIVGTVRAGNLSPAIEDIQGYFAVDRNEIKGAGCFFLRVSGDSMITAGIFDGDLALVHPQPIAENRDTVVAMVDGEATLKWFYREHDCIRLQPANPNMKAIILRPGDGEVSIVGKVIGIYRRMG; this is encoded by the coding sequence ATGGAGGAACTGACCGGCCGCCAGAGGCAAGTATTGGATTTTATTGCTTCGCACATCGACGATAGCGGCTACCCGCCCACCCAGCGGGAGATCGCCCGCCACCTGGGGGTCAGCGGGACGCTGCCCGTGGCCAAACACCTGGCCGCCCTGGAACGGAAGGGGTGCCTCAGGCGGGACGAAGGCTCCCGGGGTATCGCCCTGGCCGGGTTCGCGGGCGGGATGCAGTCGCTTCCCATTGTCGGAACGGTGCGGGCCGGCAACCTGTCCCCCGCCATCGAGGATATCCAGGGGTATTTTGCCGTTGACCGGAACGAGATCAAGGGTGCCGGCTGCTTTTTCCTCCGGGTCAGCGGCGATTCCATGATTACGGCCGGCATCTTCGACGGCGACCTGGCGCTGGTACACCCCCAGCCCATAGCGGAGAACCGGGACACCGTGGTGGCCATGGTGGACGGCGAGGCCACCCTGAAATGGTTTTACCGCGAGCATGACTGCATCCGCCTCCAGCCGGCCAACCCCAACATGAAGGCCATTATCCTCCGTCCCGGCGACGGAGAGGTGAGCATCGTCGGCAAGGTCATCGGCATCTACCGCCGCATGGGATAA
- a CDS encoding integration host factor subunit alpha: MTKADIVENVSRTCGFAKKESYDLVESVFSIVKATLETGQEVKISGFGKFEVKQKNARRGRNPQTGESIILDPRRVLTFKPSNLLRAAINGDTGQESA; the protein is encoded by the coding sequence ATGACCAAAGCGGACATCGTGGAGAACGTATCCAGAACGTGCGGATTCGCCAAAAAGGAATCCTACGATCTGGTTGAATCGGTTTTCAGCATCGTCAAGGCTACCCTGGAAACCGGTCAGGAGGTCAAGATCTCGGGCTTCGGCAAGTTTGAGGTCAAACAGAAGAACGCCCGGCGCGGCCGGAACCCCCAGACCGGAGAATCGATCATACTCGACCCCCGGAGGGTGCTCACCTTCAAGCCGAGCAACCTGCTGCGGGCGGCAATCAACGGCGATACGGGGCAGGAGTCGGCGTGA
- a CDS encoding aldo/keto reductase, which produces MKRVQLGATGIGIFPLIYGTLPLGPLQAGIAPREGGRLIRHALERGVTMLDTAALYGTYPHIREGLDGWRGEVTIATKTHAADAATARAHVEQALRELGRERLDIVHIHGARVADPFTERAEVLEALLTMKQEGKIAHVGFSSHYIEAFRKAVSHPEFEVVHPLINKNGMGILDGTAAEMALAIAACARSGQGVYAMKALAGGNLIAEARQSMAFVAGLEGVHGVAVGMLSEQEIDANVAFFEREVMDEAVWQGLESRRRKLLIMERFCKGCGKCVEICGSKALSLVEGKAVVDEAACVLCGYCGSGCPEFFIRVV; this is translated from the coding sequence GTGAAACGGGTACAACTCGGCGCCACCGGCATCGGCATCTTTCCGCTCATCTACGGGACACTCCCCCTGGGGCCCCTCCAGGCCGGCATTGCCCCCCGCGAGGGAGGCAGGCTCATCCGCCATGCCCTTGAGCGGGGAGTCACCATGCTCGACACGGCCGCGCTCTACGGGACCTATCCCCATATCCGGGAAGGGCTCGACGGCTGGCGGGGCGAGGTGACCATCGCGACCAAGACCCATGCCGCCGACGCAGCCACCGCCCGCGCACATGTGGAACAGGCCCTGCGGGAACTGGGCAGGGAACGGCTCGATATCGTGCATATCCACGGCGCCCGGGTGGCCGACCCCTTCACGGAACGGGCCGAGGTGCTGGAAGCGCTCCTCACCATGAAGCAGGAGGGGAAGATCGCCCATGTGGGATTCTCCTCCCACTATATCGAGGCCTTCCGCAAGGCCGTTTCCCACCCGGAGTTCGAGGTGGTCCACCCCCTGATCAACAAAAACGGCATGGGCATCCTGGATGGAACCGCCGCAGAGATGGCCTTGGCCATCGCCGCCTGCGCCCGTTCCGGCCAGGGGGTCTACGCCATGAAGGCGCTGGCGGGGGGCAACCTGATCGCCGAGGCGCGCCAAAGCATGGCCTTCGTGGCTGGTCTCGAAGGCGTCCACGGGGTCGCCGTCGGCATGCTTTCCGAACAGGAGATCGACGCCAACGTCGCCTTCTTCGAGCGCGAGGTGATGGATGAGGCGGTCTGGCAGGGGCTGGAAAGCCGGCGCCGCAAGTTGTTGATCATGGAGCGGTTCTGCAAGGGATGCGGCAAATGCGTCGAGATCTGCGGCAGCAAGGCGCTGTCGCTGGTGGAGGGCAAGGCGGTGGTGGACGAGGCGGCCTGCGTGCTGTGCGGCTACTGCGGTTCCGGCTGCCCCGAGTTCTTCATCCGGGTGGTCTGA